Proteins encoded in a region of the Atopobium sp. oral taxon 416 genome:
- a CDS encoding IS1634 family transposase — MEEAFGHDMSLAYFDCTNFYFEIDRKDSFRRKGPSKEHRPKPTVAMGLLLDANCIPVAMSLFPGNESDRPQLGRCIAQMKERGSISGRTVRVADKGLSCAANIAEAVLAGDGYIFSKSVKALPAKERTWALSGDGWTDVADGKGETSFRYKMADGDFEYTVEGEDGRKRKVSLPERRVVTYSPSLARKQKYEIDRQVEKARSLKAAAAKRSDYGDSAKYVTFSPVDAEGELREDMKVAATLNHEAIRKARALAGYSMIVTSETRMEPLAIYSTYHRLWRIEESFRVMKSELDARPVYLQRQSTISGHFLVCYIAVLLMRLLQMKVLGDKFSSRDIMGLCRGLDVCRTSERRYANISRRSPIIEELASRTGLPLLHFNLTEGDVKAISSCTLAHAARRRERPLCRQEARLKGLIAPYRGSKNQSPVYYLHRLNGRTVPIRMERAMKSQTDDQTGQESIVKADAKRSKLQSFKLRAIVIAIISIIVATIALCMLVYGGIESVTPSAQATYSSSVQNLTAPIAQAQFAATVSLFFAIVSSSIASISVVFWILSSLLVDYRES, encoded by the coding sequence GTGGAGGAGGCCTTCGGCCACGACATGTCCTTGGCCTACTTCGATTGCACGAACTTCTACTTCGAGATCGACCGCAAGGACTCCTTCAGGAGGAAGGGCCCCTCGAAGGAGCACAGGCCGAAGCCGACAGTCGCGATGGGTCTTCTCCTCGACGCCAACTGCATCCCGGTGGCGATGAGCCTGTTTCCCGGCAACGAGAGCGACAGGCCGCAGCTGGGGAGATGCATCGCCCAGATGAAGGAGAGGGGCTCCATATCCGGCAGGACCGTGAGGGTCGCCGACAAGGGGCTCAGCTGCGCAGCCAACATCGCGGAGGCGGTGCTTGCAGGGGACGGCTACATATTCTCGAAGTCGGTGAAGGCGCTCCCTGCCAAGGAGCGCACGTGGGCGCTCTCGGGAGATGGCTGGACGGACGTCGCCGACGGGAAGGGCGAGACATCGTTTCGCTACAAGATGGCGGACGGCGACTTCGAGTACACGGTAGAGGGAGAGGACGGAAGGAAGAGGAAGGTCAGCCTCCCCGAGAGGCGCGTCGTCACGTACAGCCCATCTCTTGCCAGGAAGCAGAAATACGAGATAGACCGGCAGGTGGAGAAGGCGAGGTCGCTTAAGGCCGCAGCCGCGAAGAGGTCCGACTACGGCGACAGCGCGAAGTATGTCACGTTCTCCCCCGTCGACGCCGAGGGCGAGCTCAGGGAGGACATGAAGGTCGCGGCCACCTTAAACCACGAGGCGATCAGGAAGGCCAGGGCCCTTGCCGGCTACAGCATGATCGTGACCTCGGAGACCAGGATGGAGCCCCTGGCCATATACAGCACCTACCACAGGCTCTGGAGGATCGAGGAGAGCTTCAGGGTGATGAAGTCCGAGCTCGATGCGAGGCCTGTCTACCTTCAGAGGCAGAGCACGATATCGGGCCACTTCCTCGTCTGCTACATCGCGGTCCTGCTCATGAGGCTCCTGCAGATGAAGGTGCTGGGAGATAAGTTCTCCTCCAGAGACATCATGGGGCTCTGTCGCGGCCTCGATGTGTGCCGCACCTCGGAGAGGAGGTATGCCAACATATCCAGGAGAAGCCCCATCATCGAGGAGCTGGCGTCAAGGACAGGGCTGCCGCTGCTTCACTTCAACCTCACCGAGGGCGACGTGAAGGCGATCTCCTCCTGCACGCTCGCCCATGCTGCGCGGCGAAGGGAAAGGCCCCTCTGCCGGCAGGAAGCGCGACTGAAGGGCCTCATAGCACCATATCGGGGATCGAAAAACCAAAGTCCGGTATACTACCTGCATCGTCTCAATGGGCGAACTGTACCAATAAGAATGGAGAGAGCCATGAAGAGTCAAACAGATGATCAAACCGGACAGGAATCTATCGTCAAGGCCGACGCCAAGCGCTCAAAATTACAGTCATTCAAACTGAGAGCCATAGTCATTGCGATCATCAGTATTATTGTCGCAACCATCGCACTCTGCATGCTGGTATATGGAGGCATTGAGTCAGTCACCCCATCAGCACAGGCAACCTACTCTTCCTCAGTGCAAAATCTTACGGCCCCGATAGCACAGGCACAGTTCGCTGCGACGGTTTCGCTCTTCTTCGCGATCGTCTCTTCGTCGATTGCCTCAATTTCCGTCGTATTCTGGATACTTTCAAGCCTGCTGGTTGACTATAGGGAATCATAG
- a CDS encoding ATP-dependent helicase, producing MLLTAHNYYSSDDVNESEGGQNKPAIDLSSLNPQQREAVLCTKGPLLVLAGAGSGKTRVLTTRIAHVIADEGVRPWQILAITFTNKAANEMRERLQALVPGGIRGMWVCTFHAMCVRMLREDGDRLGYTSQFSIYDDSDSKRLITAIMDRMDIDKKRYPVNAIRSRISNAKNALRSPDELSASDNPLDQKAGRVYRALDQELSRSNAMDFDDLLLNALKLLRNNPDVLQRYQRRFIQISVDEYQDTNAVQYALTNLLASAHCNLMVVGDDDQSIYSWRGADIRNILSFKKDYPDAKIVKLEQNYRSTGHILHAANAVVAHNSHRTAKKLFTDRGDGEKVRVYQAADERDEGRWVGAEIEKLHDKGTSYNDVAVFYRTNAQSRVHEDMLLRAGVPYKIVGGTRFFDRAEIRDVMAYLKLVVNPNDDVSCGRVINTPRRGIGSTSIAKIQGYATKQGISFFSACEACAGDAGVLGARARNSLASFVNIIHEARTYSGELVQVVQMIIDKTGLIQSLEAEHTDEADSRIENIKEFFSVASDFDETHDDAEATLESLKQLEEAGAIDAAEAGTPDQQEPAAQPSSTNPAAQPPASEQLPAFMEWLALRSDLDALSGSTSAVTLMTIHSAKGLEFPVVFVVGMEEGIFPHSGHEQDPAGLEEERRLAYVAITRAQKRLYLTYAVTRRQYGTMTANPKSRFIDEIPREDVENVGVGSQGFGGVGWEKRGDRRGTYGSGRGSEVYGGHVFGSYTRSTNAGNAQTQGQYLESQRLADQTKRKRVASELKKGDKVTHKIFGPGVVLAADQDTVSVHFERTGKTKKLMKGFAPLVKIEG from the coding sequence ATGCTACTGACAGCGCATAATTATTATTCAAGCGACGATGTGAATGAATCCGAAGGTGGACAGAACAAACCAGCCATCGACCTTTCGAGCCTGAACCCACAGCAGCGTGAAGCGGTGCTATGCACCAAGGGGCCGCTGCTGGTTCTTGCCGGGGCAGGCTCAGGTAAGACGCGGGTGCTGACGACTCGCATTGCACACGTGATTGCTGATGAGGGCGTCCGCCCCTGGCAGATCTTGGCCATCACCTTCACCAACAAGGCTGCCAATGAGATGCGGGAACGTCTGCAGGCATTGGTTCCCGGTGGTATCCGTGGCATGTGGGTTTGCACCTTCCATGCAATGTGCGTCCGGATGCTGCGTGAGGACGGGGATCGGCTTGGCTATACGAGTCAGTTCTCTATCTACGATGACAGCGATTCAAAGCGCTTGATTACGGCGATCATGGACCGGATGGATATCGATAAGAAGCGCTATCCGGTCAATGCGATCCGTTCCAGGATCTCCAATGCGAAGAATGCACTGAGAAGCCCTGATGAGCTCTCTGCAAGCGACAATCCGCTCGATCAGAAAGCGGGTCGTGTCTACCGCGCCCTGGATCAGGAGCTTTCCCGCTCCAATGCGATGGACTTCGACGATCTGCTGCTCAACGCTTTGAAGCTGTTGCGGAACAATCCGGATGTCTTACAGCGCTATCAGCGCCGCTTCATCCAGATCAGCGTGGATGAGTATCAGGACACCAACGCGGTGCAGTATGCCCTGACCAATCTGCTTGCCTCGGCGCACTGCAACCTGATGGTCGTGGGCGACGATGACCAGAGCATCTACTCCTGGAGAGGCGCCGATATCAGAAACATCCTCTCCTTCAAGAAGGACTATCCGGATGCCAAGATCGTCAAGCTGGAACAGAACTACCGTTCTACTGGGCATATCCTGCATGCTGCGAATGCGGTGGTGGCCCACAACTCACACCGCACCGCAAAGAAGCTGTTTACCGACCGGGGAGATGGCGAGAAGGTCAGAGTTTACCAGGCTGCCGATGAGCGTGACGAAGGGCGTTGGGTCGGCGCAGAGATCGAGAAGCTCCATGACAAGGGGACGAGCTACAACGATGTGGCGGTCTTCTACCGCACCAATGCACAGTCCCGTGTACACGAGGATATGCTGCTGCGCGCCGGCGTTCCCTATAAGATCGTCGGAGGCACCCGCTTCTTTGACCGTGCGGAAATTAGAGATGTGATGGCATACCTGAAGCTGGTTGTCAATCCCAACGACGATGTCAGCTGCGGCCGTGTGATCAATACTCCGCGCCGCGGTATCGGCTCCACCTCGATTGCCAAGATTCAGGGGTACGCCACCAAGCAGGGCATCTCCTTCTTCAGCGCCTGTGAGGCCTGTGCGGGTGATGCTGGGGTCTTAGGCGCCCGTGCCCGCAATTCCCTTGCGAGCTTCGTCAATATCATCCACGAAGCACGCACCTATTCAGGCGAACTGGTCCAGGTCGTGCAGATGATCATCGATAAGACCGGACTGATCCAATCTTTGGAGGCAGAGCATACCGACGAGGCGGACAGTCGTATCGAAAACATCAAAGAGTTTTTCAGCGTAGCGAGTGACTTCGACGAGACGCACGATGACGCAGAGGCTACACTTGAGAGCCTGAAGCAATTGGAAGAAGCCGGAGCGATCGACGCAGCGGAGGCAGGTACCCCTGATCAGCAGGAACCTGCAGCGCAGCCTTCGTCGACGAATCCCGCAGCGCAGCCGCCGGCATCCGAACAGCTTCCTGCCTTCATGGAGTGGTTGGCACTTAGAAGCGATCTGGATGCGCTCTCCGGCTCCACAAGCGCGGTGACGCTCATGACCATACACTCGGCAAAAGGTCTGGAGTTCCCGGTCGTCTTTGTCGTGGGTATGGAGGAAGGCATCTTCCCGCACTCCGGCCATGAGCAGGATCCGGCTGGATTGGAAGAGGAGCGCAGACTTGCCTATGTCGCGATCACCCGTGCACAGAAGCGGCTTTACCTTACCTATGCGGTGACGAGACGCCAGTATGGTACGATGACCGCAAATCCGAAGAGTCGCTTTATCGATGAGATCCCGCGTGAGGATGTGGAGAATGTCGGTGTCGGATCACAAGGCTTCGGTGGCGTTGGTTGGGAGAAACGGGGAGACCGGCGTGGCACCTACGGTAGCGGACGAGGCTCCGAGGTCTACGGCGGGCATGTCTTTGGCTCCTATACGCGTTCCACCAATGCCGGCAATGCACAGACGCAAGGCCAGTACCTTGAATCCCAGCGTCTGGCTGACCAAACTAAGCGTAAGCGGGTAGCCTCAGAGCTCAAAAAGGGAGACAAGGTCACACACAAGATCTTTGGGCCCGGGGTGGTCCTCGCGGCTGACCAGGATACGGTGAGCGTGCACTTTGAACGGACCGGCAAGACCAAGAAGTTGATGAAAGGGTTTGCCCCCTTAGTGAAGATTGAGGGTTGA
- a CDS encoding mechanosensitive ion channel family protein yields the protein MNFSDIGQFFAPGSIGGRCFYLACAIAIAYLIQTIVVKALNKAFDSTRIPAASIFINIIKGLIWIFALLAVLQPVFGVEPTAFVAALGVTSVVISFGLQDTISNIISGLGLMLGQVIKPGDHIQVGDLVGVVLDVTWRHTQVCDVSGSVQLIPNSVLNKTAVTILSDSAVSQCTVPLSLTATGDIDHITQEIVKRGQRALESWEAEDDKPSVLLKGSSALGIEAQAIFHIKQNKSVDQARDRVLRSLIGAPWLMNLSVEDTGAAAPSKI from the coding sequence ATGAATTTTAGTGATATTGGTCAATTCTTTGCCCCGGGGAGCATCGGGGGACGATGTTTCTATTTGGCTTGTGCGATTGCGATCGCTTACCTGATCCAGACGATTGTTGTCAAAGCCCTGAACAAGGCATTTGATTCGACGCGTATTCCGGCAGCCTCGATCTTTATCAACATTATCAAAGGCCTGATTTGGATCTTTGCGTTGCTGGCAGTCCTACAGCCGGTCTTCGGCGTTGAACCTACCGCCTTTGTCGCCGCCCTAGGCGTCACCTCTGTGGTAATCTCCTTCGGCCTGCAGGATACGATCTCTAACATCATCAGCGGTCTTGGCCTCATGCTCGGCCAGGTTATCAAGCCGGGTGACCACATCCAAGTAGGGGACCTGGTCGGGGTCGTGCTCGATGTGACGTGGAGGCATACGCAGGTGTGTGACGTCTCAGGGTCAGTACAACTCATCCCTAACTCTGTCTTGAATAAGACGGCAGTGACGATTCTCTCTGACTCTGCGGTGAGCCAGTGTACGGTACCGCTGTCCCTTACGGCGACCGGGGATATCGATCACATCACCCAGGAGATTGTGAAGCGGGGACAGAGAGCCTTAGAGAGCTGGGAAGCCGAAGATGATAAGCCCTCAGTGCTGCTCAAAGGTTCCTCAGCCCTGGGCATAGAAGCGCAGGCAATATTCCATATCAAACAAAATAAGAGCGTCGATCAGGCACGGGATCGCGTCCTGCGCTCCCTGATCGGGGCTCCCTGGCTTATGAATCTCTCTGTTGAGGATACCGGTGCAGCCGCACCATCTAAAATCTAA
- a CDS encoding S-ribosylhomocysteine lyase: protein METVQSFTINHLLLEPGVYLSRRDKDPDTGCIVSTFDLRMTAPNREPVMNTAGVHAIEHLGATFLRNDNEWGSRIIYFGPMGCRTGFYLVVFGDYESKDMVDLVKRLFEFIVNFEGDIPGATPKDCGNWHDSDLNEAKWWSKRYLEKTLDTIDSKHLTYPAA from the coding sequence ATGGAAACCGTTCAAAGCTTTACGATCAATCACCTGTTGCTGGAGCCCGGTGTCTACCTGTCACGCAGAGACAAGGACCCGGACACCGGCTGCATTGTCTCAACCTTTGACTTAAGGATGACTGCCCCGAACCGTGAGCCGGTCATGAATACCGCAGGCGTTCACGCGATCGAGCACTTAGGTGCGACATTTCTGAGAAACGACAATGAGTGGGGCTCCCGCATCATCTACTTCGGGCCGATGGGATGCCGGACCGGCTTCTACCTCGTCGTCTTTGGGGACTATGAGTCCAAGGATATGGTGGACTTAGTGAAACGGCTCTTCGAGTTTATCGTAAACTTTGAAGGGGACATCCCAGGAGCGACGCCGAAGGACTGCGGTAACTGGCATGACTCTGACCTCAATGAGGCCAAATGGTGGTCAAAGCGCTATCTTGAGAAGACGCTTGATACCATTGATAGCAAACACCTCACCTATCCTGCGGCGTAA
- a CDS encoding 5'-methylthioadenosine/adenosylhomocysteine nucleosidase, producing the protein MAQAKVGIIGAMGIEVNYLKGQLKDAKTTTISQRDFYEGKLGSTDVVVVECGVGKVNAAMVAQTLCERYRVTHLINTGVAGSLNNAINIGDIVVAKDAVHHDMDVTNLGYKPGEVPGIGSVAFPADKHLQELALEAVKNVAPDIEGFSGRVASGEFFVRSDEKKQRIIDTFHADCTEMEGAPIAQVAFLNKVPFVIVRAISDKADGSSSMDYRTFENKAAEHCAQIVEYLVSHLTD; encoded by the coding sequence ATGGCACAGGCAAAAGTCGGCATCATTGGGGCTATGGGCATTGAGGTCAACTACCTCAAAGGGCAGCTCAAGGATGCGAAAACCACCACGATCTCACAGCGCGATTTCTATGAGGGCAAGCTTGGAAGCACGGACGTCGTAGTTGTCGAGTGCGGCGTCGGTAAGGTAAATGCCGCTATGGTGGCGCAGACGCTCTGCGAGCGCTATAGGGTCACGCATCTGATCAACACCGGTGTCGCGGGCTCCCTCAACAACGCAATCAACATCGGTGATATCGTCGTAGCGAAGGACGCTGTCCATCACGATATGGACGTCACCAACTTAGGCTATAAGCCGGGTGAGGTCCCGGGCATCGGCTCTGTCGCGTTCCCGGCTGATAAGCACCTGCAGGAGTTGGCGCTCGAGGCGGTCAAGAACGTGGCCCCTGACATCGAGGGCTTCTCCGGCAGAGTTGCCTCAGGAGAGTTCTTCGTGAGATCCGATGAGAAGAAGCAGCGCATCATCGATACCTTCCATGCGGACTGCACCGAAATGGAAGGTGCTCCGATCGCGCAGGTTGCCTTCCTCAACAAGGTTCCGTTTGTGATTGTCCGTGCAATCTCCGATAAGGCAGACGGTTCCTCCTCGATGGACTACAGGACCTTTGAGAACAAGGCCGCTGAGCACTGTGCACAGATCGTCGAGTACCTGGTATCCCATCTGACTGACTAA
- a CDS encoding carbon-nitrogen hydrolase family protein, translating into MHLALAQMNISPSLNDNMETTEAYIRQAKAADADMIMFPEVQLTPFFPTYRREDSPYRDGLDQWCLEFQSPQVAQLLGICHSQDIAASFNLWMRWPDGNAYDTSITVDHTGTLAGEPARMVHVAQNKGFFEGDYYAPSPSGFITYDLPWGKIAVVICYDRHFPESIRSVALQGAQLVLIPAVNRTDEPLGIFEAELRAATYQNGCYIALCNRCGKEVPQESTEGPTFAGQSLVINPDGEIIGKAEDAESLFVATIDLAQSDAARAKRPYLQQRRPDHYEQ; encoded by the coding sequence ATGCATCTTGCTCTTGCACAGATGAATATATCCCCCTCACTCAACGACAACATGGAGACCACCGAAGCCTATATCCGCCAGGCAAAAGCCGCAGACGCGGACATGATCATGTTCCCCGAGGTTCAGCTCACGCCGTTTTTTCCGACCTATCGCAGAGAGGATTCCCCCTATCGAGACGGCCTTGACCAATGGTGCCTCGAGTTTCAGTCACCTCAGGTGGCTCAACTTTTGGGGATATGCCACTCTCAAGATATCGCTGCTTCCTTTAACCTGTGGATGCGCTGGCCCGATGGCAACGCCTACGACACCTCAATCACTGTCGATCACACCGGTACCCTCGCGGGAGAGCCCGCGCGTATGGTGCACGTGGCGCAGAATAAAGGTTTTTTCGAGGGAGACTACTATGCCCCTTCCCCCTCCGGCTTTATCACCTATGATCTGCCGTGGGGAAAAATCGCAGTTGTAATCTGCTATGACCGCCACTTCCCGGAAAGTATCCGCAGCGTCGCACTCCAAGGAGCCCAGTTAGTGCTCATACCAGCGGTCAACCGGACCGATGAGCCACTCGGGATCTTCGAAGCGGAGCTACGTGCTGCCACCTACCAGAATGGCTGCTATATCGCGCTGTGCAACCGTTGCGGCAAAGAGGTCCCGCAGGAAAGCACCGAGGGGCCGACCTTTGCAGGCCAATCTCTCGTTATTAACCCCGACGGTGAAATCATCGGCAAAGCGGAGGATGCAGAGAGCCTCTTTGTGGCCACGATCGATCTTGCGCAGTCAGATGCTGCCCGCGCCAAGCGGCCCTATTTGCAGCAACGGCGACCCGATCACTACGAACAGTGA
- a CDS encoding DUF349 domain-containing protein, protein MLSSEHASEATADQATGEETPAEPISQPTAAAQPAPNPLKDADLNHKQDLINKLKQAVDAKDWRGGSSLLHPTMNEWKSIHTWHIPEEDQLWSAFQELRHTIYVECGKECKAAEAAKEKICQEARTLANSQNWKETSERFHQLMDEWKAVGTVGREANERLWADFNGSRQKFFAARSAHFEKINQEHERAKEKKEELIKEIQNLPVPNDSWKTQQWREQSNKIHDLMTQWRAAGQANRKDNDKLWEAFNASRQAFFEAQHAHFERLDQVYENNAKAKRKLIETAKTISATMDFSPQNTQTMRDLDIQWKQIGFAGAHTDNELWEAFRDAKEKFWIEKKAYFEERNKIRKERSEAAIDRRKDQIAHLQQQIDHLNAQMNDDTISEDYLVNMRTWIQEKQDRINELNDQIADITKKLS, encoded by the coding sequence ATGCTTTCGTCCGAACATGCAAGTGAGGCTACCGCCGATCAGGCGACCGGAGAGGAAACACCTGCAGAACCTATCTCACAGCCAACCGCTGCCGCTCAACCTGCACCCAACCCGTTGAAGGATGCGGATCTTAACCATAAACAGGACCTTATTAATAAACTAAAGCAAGCAGTCGACGCAAAGGATTGGCGCGGTGGCTCATCCCTCTTGCACCCGACCATGAACGAATGGAAGTCAATCCATACCTGGCACATACCGGAAGAGGATCAGCTCTGGAGCGCTTTCCAGGAGCTTAGACATACAATCTATGTCGAGTGCGGAAAAGAGTGCAAGGCTGCTGAGGCTGCCAAGGAGAAGATCTGCCAGGAAGCGCGAACCCTCGCTAACTCCCAGAACTGGAAAGAGACCAGCGAGCGGTTCCACCAGTTGATGGATGAGTGGAAAGCGGTTGGCACGGTTGGACGTGAGGCAAATGAACGCCTCTGGGCAGACTTCAACGGCTCCCGTCAGAAGTTCTTTGCCGCACGCAGCGCCCACTTTGAGAAGATCAACCAGGAGCACGAGCGGGCCAAAGAGAAAAAAGAAGAGCTTATCAAGGAGATCCAGAATCTGCCTGTGCCCAACGACAGCTGGAAGACGCAGCAGTGGAGAGAGCAGTCTAACAAGATCCATGACCTGATGACACAGTGGAGGGCTGCCGGGCAGGCGAATCGTAAAGATAACGATAAGCTGTGGGAGGCATTCAATGCTTCCCGCCAGGCCTTTTTTGAGGCTCAGCACGCCCACTTTGAGAGACTCGATCAGGTCTACGAGAACAATGCGAAGGCAAAGCGTAAGCTGATCGAAACTGCCAAGACGATCTCCGCCACGATGGATTTCAGCCCACAGAATACGCAGACCATGCGTGACCTCGATATCCAATGGAAGCAGATCGGCTTCGCAGGTGCCCATACCGACAACGAGCTGTGGGAAGCCTTCCGCGATGCAAAGGAAAAATTCTGGATTGAGAAGAAGGCATACTTCGAAGAGCGCAACAAGATCCGCAAGGAGAGGTCCGAAGCCGCGATTGATCGGCGTAAAGACCAGATCGCCCACTTGCAGCAACAGATCGATCATCTCAATGCGCAGATGAACGACGACACGATCAGCGAGGATTACCTCGTCAACATGCGAACCTGGATCCAGGAGAAGCAGGACCGCATCAATGAGCTCAATGATCAGATTGCCGACATCACCAAGAAGCTCTCATAG
- a CDS encoding YdcF family protein, whose product MDSAEVDRLAQLLFEYQISSNKLEHCAAMLVFGSHDERVAHYAAKLCRQGWSSKIVFTGGLGRITKRLWHESEADRFARIAEQEQVPASAILRENKSRNTAENIRNTQKLLKQEGLEEKKLLVIERPYRALRTRVTLTCQWPELDFIISSLPLTYEEYAHWYESGRAPISKHEFISILVGDTQRNLIYPSRGWQDPVEIPEVVLSAAHELARQGYTEQLLSDVSSW is encoded by the coding sequence ATGGATAGCGCTGAGGTCGATAGGTTGGCGCAGCTGCTCTTTGAGTATCAGATCTCCTCTAACAAACTTGAACACTGCGCCGCAATGCTAGTGTTTGGCAGCCACGATGAGCGGGTCGCACACTATGCTGCAAAGCTCTGTCGGCAGGGCTGGTCATCGAAGATCGTCTTCACCGGAGGCTTGGGACGCATCACCAAGCGCCTCTGGCATGAGTCGGAAGCGGATCGGTTTGCCCGAATTGCAGAGCAAGAGCAGGTACCGGCTTCGGCAATACTCAGGGAAAACAAGTCCCGCAATACCGCAGAGAACATCCGAAATACCCAGAAACTTTTAAAGCAGGAGGGCCTCGAGGAGAAGAAACTGCTGGTAATCGAGCGCCCCTATCGCGCATTACGTACCCGCGTCACCCTCACCTGCCAGTGGCCGGAGCTTGACTTTATTATCTCGTCTTTGCCTCTTACCTACGAGGAGTATGCTCACTGGTATGAAAGCGGACGAGCACCGATTTCAAAGCATGAGTTTATCTCGATATTGGTAGGAGACACCCAACGTAACCTCATCTATCCGAGCCGGGGATGGCAGGATCCTGTGGAGATCCCAGAGGTGGTACTTTCCGCAGCCCATGAGCTGGCACGGCAGGGCTATACTGAACAGTTACTGAGCGATGTGAGCTCTTGGTAA
- a CDS encoding DMT family transporter translates to MRKPLIRYVLALLLFGSNGIVATHIFLPSAQIVLCRTFLGSSLLALILLLQAHRNDTEFASPAHLKEALFLLLGGAGLGGGWIFLFQAYTLVGVGIASLVYYIGPVLVMLVSPLLFHSHLGTKKLLGFAAVVAGTLLVMGQNASGSLNSFGLARSFMSAIMYATMVIADKKVTHIKGLENAAIQLFGAFFTALLYALATGQAAPQLELNDIAPILILGLVNTGLGCYLYFSAMNALSVQTVSVCGYLEPLSAVVLSVIALHEPISLLQAFGAVLILSGAAFPELSDHLSGHKIHHRRFSARAQTVLKAGNTQALPRAHIAQ, encoded by the coding sequence ATGCGGAAGCCTCTGATTCGGTACGTATTGGCGCTGCTGTTATTCGGTTCGAACGGTATTGTCGCAACTCACATTTTCCTGCCTTCCGCACAGATCGTCCTGTGCCGCACCTTCCTCGGCAGTTCTCTTCTCGCGTTGATTCTGCTTCTACAGGCGCACCGCAACGACACTGAGTTCGCCTCCCCCGCCCACCTCAAAGAAGCCCTCTTCCTGCTGCTTGGCGGAGCAGGCCTGGGTGGCGGTTGGATCTTCCTCTTTCAGGCCTATACCTTAGTCGGCGTCGGGATCGCCTCACTGGTCTACTACATAGGACCGGTGCTGGTCATGTTAGTCAGCCCGCTGCTCTTCCATTCCCATCTCGGCACCAAGAAACTGTTAGGGTTTGCCGCAGTGGTCGCCGGCACCCTCTTGGTGATGGGCCAAAACGCCTCAGGCTCCCTCAATTCCTTCGGTCTCGCAAGGAGCTTCATGAGTGCCATCATGTATGCGACGATGGTGATCGCCGACAAGAAGGTCACCCACATCAAAGGATTGGAGAACGCCGCAATCCAGCTCTTCGGGGCCTTCTTCACCGCCCTGCTCTACGCTCTGGCAACCGGCCAAGCAGCTCCTCAGCTTGAGCTGAACGATATTGCCCCGATCCTGATCCTCGGCCTCGTGAACACCGGCCTCGGATGCTACCTCTACTTTTCCGCAATGAATGCACTGAGCGTCCAGACGGTTTCGGTCTGCGGCTACCTCGAGCCGCTTTCCGCTGTCGTCCTCTCCGTGATCGCCCTACATGAGCCGATATCGCTCTTGCAGGCCTTCGGCGCTGTGCTGATCCTTTCCGGAGCCGCCTTCCCAGAGCTCTCCGACCACCTGTCAGGCCACAAAATCCATCACAGAAGATTTTCTGCGCGGGCCCAGACCGTGCTCAAAGCCGGTAATACGCAGGCATTACCAAGAGCTCACATCGCTCAGTAA